Part of the Salinigranum rubrum genome is shown below.
ACAGGCGAAGTTCCGTATCACCGACGCGCTCGTGACCGTCACGCGTATCAGCACACATCAGGGAACTGAGGTCCTGGTCCGCGTGCGGAACGATGGGGGTGCAGATGGCACGTACACTGTGAAACTGCTCCTCGAAGAGACGCTGGTGGACCGCACGGAGCTGTCGATCGCCCCGAACGGAACTCGACAGGCCACCTTCGAACGCTCCTTCGACGAACCGGGAATCTATCAGGTGTACGTCAACGAACGGTTCGTCGGAAACGTCACGGTCGAATCCGGAGACACCGTACCGACGGGTGGCTCAACGATCGGTCGCAGGGGTACTCTTACAGCCGAGAGGACGAACAACGCGTCGACGGGCCCTCCAGAGGCTAGTCAGGCAACGAGCGGTGAATCCGTTCCTGGACTCGGGTTCGGCACGACGGCTGTCGCACTGCTCGTCGTGGCCCTGTCCGTAGCGTTCGGTCGTCGTCACCGGTAATCCAGTCCGGCCCAGTCGATGTCCTGTCTCAGTGGACTCTTGGCCACAGTGAGGGAAATCGCGGAGCCGACGAGGCTCGTCCGGCTAACGCTCTCCTCCCGACTCCCCGTCCGGCCCGTGTGTCGGTGTCGTCGCCGCGGCCCGTGGGAGGAGCAGTTCGACGACCGTCCCCCGAGGGGATGCGTCGTGGAACCGGAGGTGACCACCTGAACGGTCGGCGAGCCAATGGGCCAACCAGAGACCGAGGCCGCTCGCGTGTTCGAGCTCCGTCTCGCGTCCCTCGGTGATGGCAGTCCGGTCCTGTTCGGGGAGACCGGGGCCATTGTCGGCAATCACGATGCGTACCCAGCGGTCGGTGTCGCTGTCGACGACGCCATCCTTCCACACAGTCTCGCCGTCCGCTTTCCTGTCTTGGTCGGCGCGCTGGACACTGTCATCCACAGTACCGGTTCGAGTCAGTTCCGTCGGACGTGTTCCACGCGCACTCGTCCCGTCGACCGTGGCGACCGTTACCTCGACGTGAGGTTCCTCGGCATCGTTGTGCTGGCAAGCGTTCTCACAGACGCTCTCGATCGCCATCCGGAGCGACGGGAGGGCGTGTGCCCAGCGGTCCTCGGCGAGAGAGGTTTCGATCTCCACCGTCGGGTACGTCTCACGGAGGTCGGCGACAACGTCGGAGACGATCTCGTTCACCTCTATCCGCGAGGGTGTCTGATCATCCGCGAGGGCTGTCTCGATCTGACGGGCCCGTTCGCTGAGATGCGTGAGCGTCTGTCCTGCGTCGCCGATAGACTGAGCTGCCCTGCGGATTTCTTCGTCGTTGGTGACCTCAGCGATGACATCTGCGTAGGTCAAGAGAACCGTTAGCTGGTTCCGGAGGTTGTGCCGCACGACGCGGTACATGACTTCCAGTCGCTGTGTTCGGCGACGAAGCGCCGTCTCGCGCGCTTGGAGCGTCGACGCCAAGTCATTGAACCCGTCGCTGATCTGCTCCCACTCGGTGCCACCTTCGAGCGAGACAGTCCGGTCGTAGTTACCGGATCCGATGTCATCGAAGCCCCCGAGGAGACGCTCCGTCTGGCGAAGACTCGCGACGTACTGCCAGTAGCCGAGCCCGGCCATCACTACGAGTACGACACCCAGCTGTCCAGCTTGAAACAGCTCCAGACGATGGAGGCGGGCATCGAGTCTCGACCGGTCGCGGACGACGGTGACCGTCCACCCCGTCGCGTCAACAGTCGCGGAGGCTTCGATCGACGCGGTGAACTGCTGGTCGCCCTCGTAGAGTTCCGTCCCGTTCCCGACGACTCGAACGGTCTGTCTGCTCGTTTCTAAGGGTGGCAGTGCGTCAAAGGCGGTCTGTGTGTCGAGATAGACCGCCCCTGCGAGGACACCCGCTATCTCCCCGTCCTCGAAGATCGGCGTACTGAACACGAGGACGTGCCTGTCCGTCTCGTCGACAGCCTCGCCCTCTCCCACGAACGAGCGACCGTCGAGCGCGGCTTTGACGTAGGGTTCGGTGCTTCGGTTCGAGCCGAGGACGGCTCGCCGCTGTTGGGCTGTGATGTCTCCGCGAAAGGCGATGACGGTCCCGTTCGTGGCGACGATCTGGGCGGCGTAGAAACGTGAGTTCAAAACGAGCGCATCGAGAAACTGACCACTCTGGTCGAACTGGTGTGCTTCTGACCGGGATGCGACGAGCCCCAAGTAGTCCTGTCTCTCGCGAACCGATGCGTCGATCTGGTTTGCTGTACGGGTCGCCGTCTCGTTGACGGCCACGCGAGACTCCTCGACGGCATCGCGTCGATACAGATCCACAGCGGTGAAAACCGAGACACTCAGCGTGAGTGTCACCAGGATGATGACGATCGCGAACTTACTCCGGAGCCGCATACACGACTGTTGTCAAGGAACACGATAAGAATACACGCTCAGACGAACGCAGAAGTCACACGGACCCGAGGCGGACGCTCAAGACTGAGCACTGCGAGAGATCGACTGGAGGCTCCCTCTGTTCTCCCGGACCGTTGCACGAAAGTATAACAGCTCTAGTGACCAACCTCATTGGCGCGTGATACTATGGCACAGGAGAGGGAGGGAACGATTCTATTCGTCGACGACGAACGCGAAGTCGCTGATGCGTACGCGCTCCGGTTACGGTCGCGTTACGGAGACGTCAGAACAGCGTATGGTGGTGAAGAAGCGCTCGTGGAGATGGACGACACGGTAGATGTGGTGTTACTGGACCGTCGGATGCCGTATTCGGGTGATAACGTGTTGCGGGACCTCCGAGACTACGGGTACGACTGTCGTATCATCATGGTGACGGCAGTCGACCCTGGATTCGGAATCGTCGACATGCCCTTCGACGATTACCTCTGCAAACCAATCGACAAAGAGGACCTCTTTGCAGCGATCGACCAGCAACTAGAGGCTGCTTCGTACGATGATCCACTCACGGCCTTTTTCAGCCTCACTGCGAAACTGGCCGTCCTCGAGGCCGAGCATACAGCTGAACAGCTTGCGGAGTCCACCGAGTACCTCCGGATGCAACGACGAAGCGAAAAACTCCGTGAGGAACTCGCGGTTTCGGAGGAGAACTTCACCGAGATGCGAGAGACGTTCACCGCGATCAACCGAGCCGGCTGAGGGTCTCTCTGTGGGGACGAATACGGGAACTCCGGGCGAACTTCGGCTCCAGATGTCGACGGTTCATTGGTTATGCTGAACAGAGGGCGCGTATTCAGCTGCCGAATCTAAGAAATAACACTCCGCGGCCTTCCGGACCGGTCGTACCGGGGAGTGGCTCCGAACTCTCGCCGCTCCCGGACGACAAACCGTTGCTTCGACCGACAACGGTCGCTCCTCTGGCCAGTGGTTCGATGTTCTGGTTGAGGTGGAACACGTTGTCGGGGTCGTACGCGGCCTTGATATCGGCGAGCCGCCGGTAGGTGCGTCGCCGTAGGCCTCGCAGACCCGTTGAGTACCGTCGTCGGCATCGAGGAAGTTCACGTAGACGCCCTCTCGATGGGGTTCGAGGGCCTCAAAGAACTCACGGGCCCACTCCGTGTCTGGCTCGACGAAGTCCTCGTCGGACCGCCACACGCCGTTGATGTTGATGTTGATGTTGTGCGGCGCATTTCGACCGGCGTAGGCGGTGGCGTCCTCGGAGACGTGACTCAGTCGACCGTCAGCGGTTCGTCGATCCCGAGCAACTCCGCGCTCCGCTGCCACAGCCGTCGCTGCGCCTCGGGGTACCGGGCGGCCTGCGACGGCGTCGCGGGGCGTTGCTTCGAGAAGTATCGCCCTGACACCCCGTCGACGCGGTCGGAGATGGCGAGGTAGACCAGCGCCGCCGCGCCGTCCGTCACGGAGGTCACGCCCGGAACGGCGTTGAGAAGCTTCGCGCCCTGCGAGAGCGGCGTCGGGAGGAAGCGCGTGAAGCCCGACCCGGGGATAGCGCCCGGATGCAGGGCGTTCGAGGTCACTTTCGAGTCCCGATCCGACAGCCGCTTCGCGAGTTCGAACGCGAACTGGACGTTCGCGAGCTTCGAGCGCTGGTAGGCGGTCCATCCCGAATAGTCCTCGATCGAGGCCACCGAGTCGAGGTCGAGCGTCACGCCGCGGTGGGCGTCCGAGGCCGTCGTCACCACCCGCGCCTCGGGTGCGAGGTGGTCGAGCAACTCGGCCGTGAGGAGGTACGGCGAGAGGTGGTTCACGTGGAAGGTGTACTCGACGCCGAGGCCGGTGAGGCGGGCCTCACGGAAGAAGCCGCCTGCGTTGTTCACGAGCAGGTCGAGTTCGTCCGTCTCGGCTCGCACCTCGTCGGCCAGGCCGCGAACGGCGCCGACGTCGGAGAAGTCCGCGCGGACGAACCGGGCGTCCGACCCGCTCGCCGTGAGTTCGTCGACCAGTTCCGCGCCCGCCGCGTCGTCGCGGCCGTGAACGACGACATCCGCGCCGAGTCGACCCAGCGCGAGGGCGGCCCCGCGTCCGATGCCGCTCGTCGACCCCGTCACCAGTGCGGTCGTTCCCGTGAGGTCCGTTTCCTCGACGCCGGCCCGCTTCTCCGGAGGGTGGGTCATCGTGTGGAGGTGAGGACCGAAGCGACAAAAGGGGTCGTCCCGGCCCGAACCGTCCCGGCCTCGACCACAGCGCCGCCGGCGTGTCGGGTCGACGTGAACGTTCCGTGCCCGCTCCGAGACCACCGGGCGACGACGTTTCATACACAACTTGACATCTCCGCGGGTCGTATCCTCCCACGATGACTGGGGAGGCTGAGACACCGGAGGAAGGAGGCGCGTGGGAGCCAGTCGAACACCGGTTCGACCACCTGCCGGTCCACGTCGCGCTGTTGCACACGGGGAAGGTACTCGCGTTCGGCGGGTCGGGCAACGACGAGACGCGCCTGCATCACCCGTATCCCGCGGAACTGTTCGACCCCGAGACCGGGAGCCTCACCGTCGTCGACCAGGAACTCGGGGGCGATGTCTTCTGCGTCGGCCACGCGTTCCTCCCCGACGGCCGGTTGCTCGCCGCGGGCGGCACCTACCGGTACGACGGCGGCATCGACCCGCCCGCGCTGCCGGGGGTGCCCGACCTGCCGAACCTTCCGCCCTTCGCGGGGCTCGACCACACCTACCTGTTCGACCCCGACGCGGAGCGGTGGACGCGGGGACAGGACGTCCACGCCGGGCGGTGGTACCCCACGCTGGTGACGATGGGCGACGGGAGCGTGCTGGCCGCGGCCGGTCTCACCAAACACCCGCCGTGGGTCGCCCTGCGGAAGCTGGAGCTGTACACCCCCGGTGAGGGGTGGCGTGTCCTCCGCGGTGCCGGTCGGTGGCTCCCCCTCTACCCGCGGCTCCACCTCCTTCCCGACGGGACGGTCTTCTACGCCGGGTCGTACAACACCCACTACACGTTCCCCTTTTCGCTCCGGGCGTTCCCGACGGCGCGGTTCGATGTAGGGAGAAGAACGTGGACCGAGTACGGCCTGCCCAGCGAGCAAGAGCGCGAGGAGGGCGCCTCGGCGTTGCTCCCGCTTCGTCCCGGGGACGACTACCGGGCTCGCGTGCTCCTCGCCGGCGGCGGGACGCCGACCGGGACGGAGGCCGTCGCCGACACGGAACTCATCGACCTCTCCGCGCCCGACCCGCGGTGGCGGTCCGTCGACTCGATGGCGCACGCACGCTACTACGCCTACGCCGTCTTGCTCCCCGACGGTACCGTGTTCGTGATGGGCGGACGCAGCGGCAAGAAGGGGCACGTCCACGGGGTCGGGTACGACCCCGAAACGGGCGAAGTCGCGTCGGCACCGAACGCCGTCCACGAGGCCGAGCGGTTCGACCCCGCAACGGAGACGTGGACTGCGCTCGCCCCGATGACGGTCGACCGCCTGTACCACTCGAACGCCCTGTTGCTCCCCGACGGTCGGGTGTTGACGTGCGGGAGCAATCCCCGACGACGGGTCGACGAGCTTCGAATCGAACTGTACCGGCCGCCGTATCTGTTCGCCGGTCCCCGCCCGACCGTCGACGCCGCGCCCGAGCGCGTCGTCTACGGTGAGGCGTTCGACGTGGAGACGCCGGACGCGCCCGAGGTCGACGAGGTCGTGCTCGTCCGCCAGTCGTCGACGACCCACTGTCTCAACACGGACCAGCGGCTGGTCGAACTCGTCGTCGAGGCGAAGAGCGAAGGAACGCTCACCGTCCGCCTCCCGGCGAACCCGAGCCTCCTCCCGCCGGGGTACTACCTCCTGTTCGTCCTGCGCGAGGGCGTTCCCTCGGTCGCGCCGTTCGTTCGGGTGGCGGGCGGCGACTGACGAGCGGGGCGAGCGACGACCGACGCTCCGGTCACTCCTCGCCGTCTTCGTCGTCCGTTGGTCGCACCAGGTTCGCCAGCGTGACGAGGATTCCCAGGACCCACCCCACCGGGACGGCCAGCGCGCTCCACATCCCGACGTACGCGAAGCCGACGAGATCGAACCGCGCCCGCAGAACGGCGTTGAGGTCCCCGACGACGAGCACGTTGTCGAGCAGCCAGATGGCGAGCGACTCGCTCTCGGGGAACACCACGCCCGCGAGGGTCGGCGAGTACAGCGCCGCCACCACCGGGGGCAAGAAGACGGCGACGACGCCGAGCGGGTACGCGAAGAGGACGGTCGTCAGGCGCCCGCCGACGTGAGCGAAGGCGAGCGCGAGCACGGTGGCGACGACGGCGACGGAACCGGCGGCGGCGACGGCGAGGAAGCCCTCGGGGGAGAACCGGAGGCGCGCGAGTGCCGTGAGCCCGCCCCAGACCACGACGGCGAGGAGGACGGTCCCGACCACCCCGATGCGCGTCGTCGTCCGGTCGAAGCGTCGGGCGTAGAAGCGGACCGCGAAGCCCGCCACGGTGAGGGGGTAACCGACGAGCAGACCCAGCCCACCGAGGACGGCCCACAGCCGATACGCCACGCGCTGGCCCGTCGTCTGCGGATACCACTGGCCCAGCACCGGATGAGACTCCCGGAGCTGTGGGAAAGCCAGCGCCATCCAGAGACCGTGGAGCGTCCGCAGGTCGTATCGGACGCCGGCGACGATGCCGGTGCTCGCGAGGAGAGGCGCTCGCATACCCCGTCCGTTCACGGCGAGGGGTTTAACCGTTGGCCTCCGAATCTCACGCCGCGAAACCGCTCCGACCACCCCCGTTCGTCCTCGTCCCTTCGATTCTCGTCTTCCAGCGGTCGCCCCACCCACTCGTCTCGTCGTCGAACGCTACGCTTACTCTTCGAGGTCGAACGCGACGACTTCCGTCGGGCCACAGTACGGACACGGATCGGTCCGTTTGAGGAGCGTGGCCCCACAGTGCCGACACTCGTACAGGCGCGGTCCCCCCCGTCCGACCAGCGACGTCACCAGTTCGGTGAGAATCATTGAGTTTCCTGTTGACATGTAACACGATAAATGTATCTCTATTGACATTCGAGGAGTCAGCTTCTCCGGACTGTCGGCACACGGGACCGATTCGGCCCACTGCCCCGTGGTCGGCTCGTGGTTCACGCGTCCGTCTCGCCCGGTACCCACGCCTCGTCGACGTCCACGCGGCCGGCTCTCACCGCGTTCAGGACGACCCCGACGAGTAGCGCGAACGAGCCGACGT
Proteins encoded:
- a CDS encoding sensor histidine kinase yields the protein MRLRSKFAIVIILVTLTLSVSVFTAVDLYRRDAVEESRVAVNETATRTANQIDASVRERQDYLGLVASRSEAHQFDQSGQFLDALVLNSRFYAAQIVATNGTVIAFRGDITAQQRRAVLGSNRSTEPYVKAALDGRSFVGEGEAVDETDRHVLVFSTPIFEDGEIAGVLAGAVYLDTQTAFDALPPLETSRQTVRVVGNGTELYEGDQQFTASIEASATVDATGWTVTVVRDRSRLDARLHRLELFQAGQLGVVLVVMAGLGYWQYVASLRQTERLLGGFDDIGSGNYDRTVSLEGGTEWEQISDGFNDLASTLQARETALRRRTQRLEVMYRVVRHNLRNQLTVLLTYADVIAEVTNDEEIRRAAQSIGDAGQTLTHLSERARQIETALADDQTPSRIEVNEIVSDVVADLRETYPTVEIETSLAEDRWAHALPSLRMAIESVCENACQHNDAEEPHVEVTVATVDGTSARGTRPTELTRTGTVDDSVQRADQDRKADGETVWKDGVVDSDTDRWVRIVIADNGPGLPEQDRTAITEGRETELEHASGLGLWLAHWLADRSGGHLRFHDASPRGTVVELLLPRAAATTPTHGPDGESGGER
- a CDS encoding response regulator; its protein translation is MAQEREGTILFVDDEREVADAYALRLRSRYGDVRTAYGGEEALVEMDDTVDVVLLDRRMPYSGDNVLRDLRDYGYDCRIIMVTAVDPGFGIVDMPFDDYLCKPIDKEDLFAAIDQQLEAASYDDPLTAFFSLTAKLAVLEAEHTAEQLAESTEYLRMQRRSEKLREELAVSEENFTEMRETFTAINRAG
- a CDS encoding BBE domain-containing protein, whose amino-acid sequence is MRGLRRRTYRRLADIKAAYDPDNVFHLNQNIEPLARGATVVGRSNGLSSGSGESSEPLPGTTGPEGRGVLFLRFGS
- a CDS encoding SDR family NAD(P)-dependent oxidoreductase, with the protein product MTHPPEKRAGVEETDLTGTTALVTGSTSGIGRGAALALGRLGADVVVHGRDDAAGAELVDELTASGSDARFVRADFSDVGAVRGLADEVRAETDELDLLVNNAGGFFREARLTGLGVEYTFHVNHLSPYLLTAELLDHLAPEARVVTTASDAHRGVTLDLDSVASIEDYSGWTAYQRSKLANVQFAFELAKRLSDRDSKVTSNALHPGAIPGSGFTRFLPTPLSQGAKLLNAVPGVTSVTDGAAALVYLAISDRVDGVSGRYFSKQRPATPSQAARYPEAQRRLWQRSAELLGIDEPLTVD
- a CDS encoding galactose oxidase-like domain-containing protein, with amino-acid sequence MTGEAETPEEGGAWEPVEHRFDHLPVHVALLHTGKVLAFGGSGNDETRLHHPYPAELFDPETGSLTVVDQELGGDVFCVGHAFLPDGRLLAAGGTYRYDGGIDPPALPGVPDLPNLPPFAGLDHTYLFDPDAERWTRGQDVHAGRWYPTLVTMGDGSVLAAAGLTKHPPWVALRKLELYTPGEGWRVLRGAGRWLPLYPRLHLLPDGTVFYAGSYNTHYTFPFSLRAFPTARFDVGRRTWTEYGLPSEQEREEGASALLPLRPGDDYRARVLLAGGGTPTGTEAVADTELIDLSAPDPRWRSVDSMAHARYYAYAVLLPDGTVFVMGGRSGKKGHVHGVGYDPETGEVASAPNAVHEAERFDPATETWTALAPMTVDRLYHSNALLLPDGRVLTCGSNPRRRVDELRIELYRPPYLFAGPRPTVDAAPERVVYGEAFDVETPDAPEVDEVVLVRQSSTTHCLNTDQRLVELVVEAKSEGTLTVRLPANPSLLPPGYYLLFVLREGVPSVAPFVRVAGGD